Proteins from a genomic interval of Rosa chinensis cultivar Old Blush chromosome 2, RchiOBHm-V2, whole genome shotgun sequence:
- the LOC112187628 gene encoding proteasome subunit beta type-7-A, whose protein sequence is MSKLAMDVPPKGGFSFDLCKRNAMLAKDGVQLPPFRKTGTTIVGLIYQDGVVLGADTRATEGPIVADKNCEKIHYLAPNIYCCGAGTAADTEAVTDMVSAQLQLHRYHTGRESRVVTALTYLKRHLFSYQGHVSAALVLGGVDFTGPHLHTIYPHGSTDTLPYATMGSGSLAAMAIFESKYKEGLTRDEGVQLVTEAICAGIFNDLGSGSNVDICVITKGSKEYLRNHLQPNPRTYVTPKEYTFSKKTEVLSTLVTTLKERVEVVEAGDKMEE, encoded by the exons ATGTCTAAGCTAGCCATGGATGTTCCTCCTAAGGGTGGGTTTAGCTTTGATCTCTGTAAGCGAAATGCGATGCTGGCCAAGGATGGGGTTCAGCTACCTCCTTTTAGAAAGACCGGAACCACCATTGTGGGTTTGATTTATCAG GATGGCGTGGTCCTCGGAGCAGATACAAGGGCCACTGAAGGACCCATTGTAGCTGATAAGAACTGCGAGAAGATCCATTACTTGGCGCCCAATATTTATTGCTGTGGTGCAGGAACTGCTGCTGACACTGAGGCAGTTACAG ATATGGTAAGCGCACAGCTGCAGTTGCACCGTTACCATACCGGCAGGGAGTCAAGGGTTGTGACTGCCCTCACCTATCTCAAAAGACATCTTTTCAG TTACCAAGGTCATGTCTCGGCTGCATTGGTGCTGGGTGGTGTTGATTTCACCGGCCCTCATTTGCACACT ATATATCCTCATGGATCTACTGACACACTTCCTTATGCTACTATGGGCTCTGGCTCACTGGCTGCGATGGCAATATTTGAGTCCAAGTACAAGGAGGGGTTAACA AGAGATGAAGGTGTACAATTGGTGACAGAAGCTATTTGTGCAGGAATCTTCAATGACCTTGGAAGTGGTAGCAATGTTGACATTTGTGTTATAACCAAG GGAAGCAAAGAATATCTCCGAAACCACCTTCAGCCTAATCCCCGCACATATGTTACTCCCAAGGAATATACTTTCAGCAAGAAGACTG AAGTACTCTCCACCCTTGTTACTACACTGAAGGAGAGAGTAGAAGTGGTGGAAGCTGGAGATAAAATGGAAGAGTAA